The genomic region TACGCTTCATGTGCCGCTTCCTCTTCTTTGCTGATCACTGATACCGGTAGATTCAGCCTACGTGACACCTCGTCGATGATATCCCTGTCATAGTATTCGATGCCGAGAGCTTCAGACATCTGCTGTGCAATCTGGCGGCCAAGACTACCGAACTGGCGGTTGATAGTAATGACGAATCTGGACATGCTGCCTCCTGTCATGGGCACATATGCCCATCCGCATTCTTATTTTTCAATGCCATTTGCAAAAGTCTCTGCAGTTTTTCCTGCATCGGCCAAAATTGTTCCAGAGAATGCAGAAGCTTCTCTGGAACAGGTTTTCCATACGGTAACATTAATTTGCAAGCTGCGTAAATCTCCATTTTTGCTTAGTTCCGACATTCATATATACATTCTTGATATATGCTGCTTGTCTTGCCATGCCTTTCTGCGGATTGAAGTTACATTTGTTTAGGTGTTGCATTCTGTTGAAGGTGGATGATAAACGATTCTGTTACATGTCGGCAACCGACAACCTGCTGTCTTTTACTGTTTCTTACTTTTACTGAAATAAAATTGTAGGAATGCAACGGCACTGAAACTGCTGATGGCACCGCAGCACAATGCCGATATCAATGATAGGTCACCCAGTTTCCCATAGAGCAGGTTGAGGGGTATGTCTATTGCATCCATGAAAAATGCATTCACAGAAAGTGCAGTGGTTCGTTCAGAACTTCTGACCTCCTTATGTTGGAGATCTGTCTGTAGTGGCATGAAGAGACTATAGCTGACTCGTAGCAGGACGACGGCAATTACAGAAAGCAACAGGTTGACCGTCAATATCTGTATGACTGCTGCAAATCCTGCAAGGCCAAGCAAAATGGATGATGTCCGTCGTTTTCCGAATCTTGCTGTCAGCCTGTAGGAACAGATGCCAAGCATTCCTGAAAGTGTAACCAGTGCATGGCAGATACCTATCTGTGTCATGGTAGCGTTGCAGCGCAGATACTGCAGCTGACTGAAGAATACGGTAAGATTCTGATGGACGACATCAAATAAGGCAACTGCCAGAAGGAGCAAAAGCAGTTTTGGAGAAGGCATGGGAATTTTCTTGGTGGCAATGTGGCTTTTGCACTTGTCGGTATGTTTGGGTTCTTTGATGCCTACTGAAAGTATGGTAGCCAACCCATATGGGAAAATGGTCCATGATGCGGCTTTTGCAAAATCATCTTTGATGAAAAGTGCAAAGACAATTGAAGCGAAAAGCTGTCCTGCCGTAGAAAAAGCATCATATGTGCCGAAAGTTTTCTGGGCTTTTTCCTGTTTGCATGAAAGATAGAGCAATGTCGTATCCAGCCCTGAAAGTCCTGCAAATACAAACCCGAGGAGAATCCTTTCAAGTAGAAAAAACCAGAAATCGTGTGCATAGTAAAAGATAATCTTTGTGATGAAGAACAGCAAAGTACAGATGACCATGCTGTTCTTATAACCGATTTCGTCTGCTACGATTCCCCATGGAAGTTCGAAGGTGAGGCTTGATGCCATAAAACAGCTTTCGATCAACATGATCTGTAGCATTGAAAGTCCTGCTGCCTGTCGGTACAAGGTGGCTATGGGGCCATAGAATACCATTCCCTGAAGCAGGGAAATCAGGTAGAGCAGGTATATGTTCCTGTTGTTCATAGATAGTGTCCGAAAATAAATAGAAATGACTTTCTTCCTGACGAAGAAAGCTCGATGTCAGTTTGTTTTTATTTTCGGATTACTAAACTGGAACATATATCATGATTTGAATCTTTCCAGTTCTATTTGCTTTTGTCAAGCTATGGAGAAAACAAAGAAGCAACTACTAGCTGCTTTCTTCTATGCCTGATACTCTTGAAAAATTTTTTCCGAAGTTCCTTGCTTAGGTTCTTGCGGTGTTTTTTATAGGAGTGTCATGGGACTTCTTTGCTTTTGAAAAGATGGCAGAAGAACATAACAACCCTGTGCAGGCAAGGATAAAGAGCAGATAAAAGGCTTCTGCACTTCCTTTTGCCGTGGTAACTATGAGATTGCTCGTACTTCCTTGTTGGGCAGCAGCGACAATTGCTGCCGTTATGGCAGTCCCTACCGCACCTGCAAGTTGCTGCAAGGTGTTTATGATGGCATTGCCGTCAGCTTGTAATGTATCCGATATCTGCCTTAAGCCATTTGTCATCGTATTGCCCATGAGAAAGCCTTGTCCGAATGTAAAACATACATAGAATATGATAAAGAGATCTGTCGTGAGTTCCCATGCGAAAATACTGTAGCATAATGTTGCCATGACCATTGCCAGATTACCGATGATGATCGGTTTTT from Spirochaetia bacterium harbors:
- a CDS encoding MFS transporter — its product is MNNRNIYLLYLISLLQGMVFYGPIATLYRQAAGLSMLQIMLIESCFMASSLTFELPWGIVADEIGYKNSMVICTLLFFITKIIFYYAHDFWFFLLERILLGFVFAGLSGLDTTLLYLSCKQEKAQKTFGTYDAFSTAGQLFASIVFALFIKDDFAKAASWTIFPYGLATILSVGIKEPKHTDKCKSHIATKKIPMPSPKLLLLLLAVALFDVVHQNLTVFFSQLQYLRCNATMTQIGICHALVTLSGMLGICSYRLTARFGKRRTSSILLGLAGFAAVIQILTVNLLLSVIAVVLLRVSYSLFMPLQTDLQHKEVRSSERTTALSVNAFFMDAIDIPLNLLYGKLGDLSLISALCCGAISSFSAVAFLQFYFSKSKKQ